TGGCTTAATGCAAGTAGCGGCTGCGGCTGCAGCCACGGCGGAAACGGCTAGGGGCAGTGGTTGCATTAGCCAATATCCCCCATTGGTTGTAAGGGTTTAATTTAAATGAGTCTTTAGCACCTTCTTCCGAGTCCTTTGATTTCACATTCGCCGATGGGTCCATGTGGGTATACTTGGATAAAGCAAGcagataaatgcaaaagaaaatggTATTTAGTATtgctaaaaatagaaaatacctTTCCAGATGACCCTTGTTTATGGTATCACCAAACCAGCTTCTAAACAGTAAAAGCAACGGTATGCTAAAGAAATATGCAGAACCCAATACACAGCCACTGAACACAGACCCATATTCACTAAATGATTCAGGGATGTGGTTATTCACGAATATTTCTACCCCATCTTCCCCAAGGCCTTCCATTAgtcctaacaaaaaaaattgtgtaaataagaagaagatatcCATGGGTATAGTCTGTGCTTCTGGGCTCTGAGCATCAGGACCAATCCCCTCTTTCTTATATAAATTCCTTCTTTGGATCTCTACTTACCAAGCTGCAATGCAACACAATATAGAACAAACCATCCCAGCTCCAATTCTCTTAAGTGGGCCAAATTTTTGTCTGACTTTCTCCCACCCAAATGGGAATTGTATTGCATATCGTATCAAGGACAGCAGTATGAACATAAAACCCATAGAATCAGAATAAAGAAGGTTTCTACTTTGTTCCATAAAGAAAGAATCTCCGGTAGCTTTAACTAAACCACAGGCAAAAAAGTTTGTCCAGATTGGTACCAATGTCAAAAGGCGTTTTACTTCGCTCACTTCTTTAACTGTGCAAGGCATCTCATGACTTTCCTCTTCTCTACTACTGTCACTTAGACCAGTATTTTCAAAACGACCAAGGCTATCCATTGATTTACTCAGCCCATTCCCGTATTCTAAGTCCTGTTCTCCACTACCTTCTTGCTCTCCCAAACTGGATTGCCCCTTTGCAATAGCAGCTTTGTCTAACCACctatatttaacatttttaccCACTAagacatacacacatacacacagaGATAGAGAGTACTCTACCTTAAGAGTGGCACTTCTGGCGACAAAGTTATTTCATTATTACAGTTCTTGTAAAACTGTTCTGGCGTATGAGGGTAGTTAAGATGCAACTTGAATATAGCTGCCTTAAAGACTCTGAAACAAATATTAAGTGGGCTTTGCATCTGCACTGGTTTTTTATTGTAGTAAAAGGGGAAGCCGATGCAGAACAACAAAAGACTTGGCACCCATAACCACAATGGAAATTATGAAGACACTCGGTGTAGCATACTTAAACTCGTAAATGCAAGCGATGGAACCAAAAGACCAGGCAATGCCTCACCAAACATTTAAACAAGACTCAATTTTTTCCTCGTCTTTGTGGTCTTCCCTACTACCCAACTGATCAGCAAGAAAGGCTAGATTTGCCCAATGCTACAGCCAGTAATACCACATAAATTCCAACTTGGGTTGGGAAACCTAACAGCCCCAATCCCTGCAATAAGAAATGAAACATGATGCTTGGATATTTGTGAAACCGCTTGGGCCGATGGTAATATTTTCACATGCACAAGAAAATATTTCTCAAGTTATTCTTTCAAGAATATACAAGTAGAACatgtaacaataataataactgtAAAAACATAATTGCAATAACAATGATTTggacattaaaataaaaaataatccaaatTTTTAGACATTTTGACAGTATTTTAACTGcaattttttacac
This genomic stretch from Quercus robur chromosome 4, dhQueRobu3.1, whole genome shotgun sequence harbors:
- the LOC126724577 gene encoding uncharacterized protein LOC126724577, with product MQSPLNICFRVFKAAIFKLHLNYPHTPEQFYKNCNNEITLSPEVPLLRWLDKAAIAKGQSSLGEQEGSGEQDLEYGNGLSKSMDSLGRFENTGLSDSSREEESHEMPCTVKEVSEVKRLLTLVPIWTNFFACGLVKATGDSFFMEQSRNLLYSDSMGFMFILLSLIRYAIQFPFGWEKVRQKFGPLKRIGAGMVCSILCCIAAW